In Streptantibioticus cattleyicolor NRRL 8057 = DSM 46488, a genomic segment contains:
- a CDS encoding SAV_6107 family HEPN domain-containing protein: MAATAASRRRPIPGGRSAGPPADVHPVLRRATASPAALDLLAQARRGLAEAAEAPTANERYATAHLAALRTAAAVLAVRGRPEATPRRRRRIRSAWEVLPEAAPELAEWSALFASGAERRARAEAGIPGAATWRQADDLLRAVTVFLRLVHRLLALPS, from the coding sequence ATGGCTGCCACCGCCGCATCGCGTCGCCGTCCGATCCCCGGAGGCCGGTCCGCCGGTCCGCCGGCCGACGTCCACCCCGTCCTGCGCCGGGCCACCGCCTCGCCCGCCGCCCTCGACCTGCTCGCCCAGGCCCGCCGCGGTCTCGCCGAGGCGGCCGAGGCCCCCACGGCCAACGAGCGGTACGCCACCGCGCATCTGGCCGCGCTGCGCACCGCCGCCGCGGTCCTCGCGGTACGCGGCCGTCCCGAGGCCACCCCGCGCCGCCGCCGGCGCATCCGCAGCGCCTGGGAGGTGCTTCCGGAGGCCGCCCCCGAACTGGCCGAGTGGAGTGCGCTCTTCGCCTCCGGCGCGGAACGCCGGGCACGGGCCGAGGCGGGCATACCCGGTGCCGCGACCTGGCGCCAGGCGGACGACCTCCTCCGCGCCGTCACCGTCTTCCTCCGCCTCGTCCACCGCCTCCTGGCCCTCCCCTCCTGA
- a CDS encoding ATP-binding cassette domain-containing protein, producing the protein MQQGRAQHSRATAADRPPETPPEQARTAQGGPASGTTPAAPDTPSTTAPAAPAGTTAPAGTTAPATVRAHHFGLKGPRGWVFQDVTFDAPAGSLVALAGPSGSGRTCLLLSLTGRMRATEGHAEVAGFRLPKQLAQVRGITGIGPVAGIAELDPALTVAEHLRERALLVSRFGGSLRQLLRPRKERAAHARDRIAEALATAGLDPRTLPKGPRTSVRDLERLEALRLGIALALLSGPRVLALDDVDHKLSTEDRAAAWRTLRSVAASGVTVLAVCTEPPGDVPDALTVRLGSTRQAAEETIRKGAAADAGATVGSA; encoded by the coding sequence GTGCAGCAGGGGCGCGCGCAGCACAGCCGGGCCACGGCCGCCGACCGGCCACCGGAAACACCCCCGGAGCAGGCCCGCACGGCCCAAGGGGGTCCGGCCTCCGGGACGACCCCGGCGGCCCCGGACACCCCGTCCACCACGGCGCCGGCGGCCCCCGCCGGAACGACCGCACCGGCCGGAACGACGGCCCCCGCCACCGTCCGCGCCCACCACTTCGGCCTCAAGGGCCCCCGCGGCTGGGTCTTCCAGGACGTCACCTTCGACGCCCCGGCCGGCAGCCTGGTGGCGCTCGCCGGACCGTCCGGTTCCGGGCGCACCTGCCTGCTGCTGTCGCTCACCGGCCGCATGCGGGCCACCGAGGGCCACGCCGAGGTGGCCGGGTTCCGGCTGCCCAAGCAGCTCGCCCAGGTTCGCGGGATCACCGGGATCGGGCCGGTCGCCGGGATCGCCGAACTCGACCCGGCGCTCACCGTCGCCGAGCACTTGCGGGAACGCGCCCTGCTGGTCAGCCGGTTCGGCGGCTCGCTGCGCCAACTGCTGCGCCCGCGCAAGGAACGCGCGGCCCACGCCCGCGACCGGATCGCCGAGGCGCTGGCGACGGCCGGGCTCGACCCGCGGACGCTGCCCAAGGGCCCCCGCACCAGCGTGCGCGACCTGGAACGGCTGGAGGCGCTGCGGCTGGGCATCGCGCTGGCGCTGCTGTCCGGCCCCCGGGTGCTCGCGCTGGACGACGTGGACCACAAGCTGTCCACGGAGGACCGGGCCGCGGCCTGGCGGACGCTGCGTTCCGTCGCCGCCTCGGGGGTGACCGTCCTCGCGGTGTGCACCGAGCCGCCCGGGGACGTGCCGGACGCGCTGACGGTACGCCTGGGCAGCACGCGCCAGGCGGCGGAGGAGACCATACGGAAGGGGGCGGCGGCCGATGCGGGCGCCACGGTTGGCAGCGCTTGA
- a CDS encoding YhgE/Pip family protein encodes MRAPRLAALELRKFGRGKLPVAALVALLLPLLYGALYLCSFWDPYGRLDKVPVALVDEDKGATVKGERIAAGDEIVKKLRANRSKSFNWVDTNAQDAAKGVENGTYYLSLTIPADFSHRVASSGGDDPQTGALQVRTNDANNYIVGQISRTVFSEVRSAASATASRGFYDKIFLAFSDIHDKTRTAADGAAKLNDGLGKAKDGAAKLNDGLTKAKQGSGELVDGLGTAKQGSGQLADGLGTAKQGSGKLAGGLDTLESGSAKVAAGAHEVADGTQQLADKVGGLADTVRPVLKNHSQEIADAARLVADGSRVIRENLAKLPQAAAQADSDAQSAYDDLSAAYQRQCGGAAGDVKGLGVDCAALKKAVDAAQLTARVAHDVHTVVQNDTDGLRQLDGDLASLQQLAGKLADDAPHLSSDLDNAVRQINQLNSGAHQVASGADRVHAGNRDASTGANALDGGLGKLENGGNALDNGIGKLRNGGNALNSGIGDLSTGAQSLSGGLYKLSDGSNQLATGLADGVRQIPDYGKDARTQRAGVMADPVRLAAEDMHKAPNYGTGFAPYFIPLSLWVGAMVAYMLMQPLSRRALAAGASGWRIALAGWLPVAGIGVLQSAALLSVLHWAIGLQMVRAAGTVGFLLLVVACFTTLVQWCNARFGPAGRVLVLALLMLQLTSAGGTYPVQTSPAFFNWIHPFLPMSYVVDGLRHLITGGDMWPVWRACLVLAAFTAGALTLTAWTARRKQVWTVDRLHPEISL; translated from the coding sequence ATGCGGGCGCCACGGTTGGCAGCGCTTGAGCTGCGGAAGTTCGGGCGAGGGAAGCTGCCGGTCGCGGCGTTGGTGGCGTTGCTGCTGCCGCTGTTGTACGGCGCGCTGTACCTGTGCTCGTTCTGGGACCCGTACGGCCGGCTGGACAAGGTGCCGGTGGCCCTGGTCGACGAGGACAAGGGCGCCACGGTCAAGGGTGAACGGATCGCCGCCGGCGACGAGATCGTCAAGAAGCTGCGGGCCAACCGCAGCAAGAGCTTCAACTGGGTCGACACCAACGCCCAGGACGCCGCCAAGGGCGTGGAGAACGGCACGTACTACCTGTCGTTGACCATCCCGGCCGACTTCAGCCACCGGGTGGCCTCCAGCGGCGGCGACGACCCGCAGACCGGCGCGCTCCAGGTGCGGACCAACGACGCCAACAACTACATCGTCGGCCAGATCTCCCGCACCGTCTTCTCCGAGGTGCGTTCGGCGGCCTCCGCGACCGCGTCCCGGGGCTTCTACGACAAGATCTTCCTGGCCTTCTCCGACATCCACGACAAGACCCGCACCGCGGCCGACGGCGCCGCCAAGCTCAACGACGGCCTGGGCAAGGCCAAGGACGGCGCCGCCAAGCTCAACGACGGCCTCACCAAGGCCAAGCAGGGCAGCGGTGAACTCGTCGACGGCCTGGGCACCGCCAAGCAGGGCAGCGGACAGCTCGCCGACGGCCTCGGCACCGCCAAGCAGGGCAGCGGCAAGCTGGCCGGCGGGCTCGACACGCTGGAGAGCGGCTCCGCGAAGGTGGCGGCCGGCGCCCACGAGGTGGCCGACGGCACCCAGCAGCTCGCCGACAAGGTGGGCGGCCTCGCCGACACCGTACGGCCGGTGCTGAAGAACCACAGCCAGGAGATCGCCGACGCGGCCCGGCTGGTCGCCGACGGCTCCCGGGTGATCCGGGAGAACCTGGCCAAGCTGCCGCAGGCCGCCGCGCAGGCCGACAGCGACGCGCAGTCCGCGTACGACGACCTGTCCGCCGCCTACCAGCGGCAGTGCGGCGGCGCGGCGGGCGACGTCAAGGGGCTGGGCGTCGACTGCGCCGCGCTGAAGAAGGCGGTGGACGCCGCGCAGCTCACCGCGCGGGTGGCGCACGACGTGCACACCGTCGTCCAGAACGACACCGACGGCCTGCGTCAGCTCGACGGCGACCTCGCCTCGTTGCAGCAGCTCGCCGGCAAGCTCGCCGACGACGCCCCGCACCTGTCGTCCGACCTGGACAACGCGGTGCGCCAGATCAACCAGCTCAACTCCGGTGCCCACCAGGTGGCTTCGGGCGCCGACCGGGTGCACGCCGGCAACCGCGACGCCAGCACCGGCGCCAACGCCCTCGACGGCGGCCTCGGCAAGCTGGAGAACGGCGGCAACGCCCTCGACAACGGCATCGGCAAGCTGCGGAACGGCGGCAACGCCCTGAACAGCGGCATCGGTGACCTGTCCACCGGCGCCCAGTCGCTGAGCGGCGGTCTGTACAAACTCTCCGACGGCTCCAACCAGCTGGCCACCGGCCTGGCCGACGGCGTCCGGCAGATCCCCGACTACGGCAAGGACGCCCGGACCCAGCGGGCCGGGGTGATGGCCGACCCGGTGCGGCTGGCCGCCGAGGACATGCACAAGGCGCCCAACTACGGCACCGGCTTCGCGCCCTACTTCATCCCGCTCTCGCTGTGGGTCGGCGCGATGGTCGCGTACATGCTGATGCAGCCGCTCAGCAGGCGGGCGCTGGCCGCCGGGGCCTCCGGGTGGCGGATCGCGCTGGCCGGCTGGCTGCCGGTGGCCGGGATCGGGGTGCTGCAGAGCGCGGCGCTGCTGTCGGTGCTGCACTGGGCGATCGGGCTCCAGATGGTCCGGGCGGCCGGCACGGTGGGCTTCCTGCTGCTGGTGGTGGCCTGTTTCACCACCCTCGTCCAGTGGTGCAACGCGCGGTTCGGCCCGGCCGGCCGGGTGCTGGTGCTGGCGCTGCTGATGCTCCAGCTGACCTCCGCGGGCGGCACCTACCCGGTGCAGACCTCGCCGGCGTTCTTCAACTGGATCCACCCGTTCCTGCCGATGAGCTACGTGGTGGACGGCCTGCGCCACCTGATCACCGGCGGGGACATGTGGCCGGTGTGGCGGGCCTGCCTGGTGCTGGCCGCCTTCACCGCCGGGGCGCTGACGCTCACCGCGTGGACCGCCCGCCGCAAGCAGGTGTGGACGGTGGACCGGCTGCACCCCGAGATCAGCTTGTGA
- a CDS encoding TetR/AcrR family transcriptional regulator — MNSARREATRQKLYEAAVTLIAEKGFSSTTVDEIAERAGVAKGTVYYNFASKNDLFEELLRHGVGLLTASLREAAEGVSAAGGSRVDALDAMIRAGLAFIARYPSFTQLYVAELWRTNRAWQSTLMMVRQEAIAVVEKVLREAVDGGELSAEIDVPLTASALFGMVLVAALDWQAFQPERNIDDVHAALSRLLQGRVGGSGS; from the coding sequence ATGAACAGCGCACGACGCGAGGCGACCCGGCAGAAGCTCTACGAGGCCGCGGTCACCCTGATCGCGGAGAAGGGGTTCTCCTCCACCACGGTGGACGAGATCGCCGAACGCGCCGGGGTGGCCAAGGGCACCGTCTACTACAACTTCGCCAGCAAGAACGACCTGTTCGAGGAGTTGCTGCGGCACGGTGTCGGTCTGCTGACGGCGTCCTTGCGGGAGGCGGCGGAGGGGGTGTCGGCGGCCGGCGGCAGCCGGGTCGACGCGTTGGACGCGATGATCCGCGCCGGGCTCGCCTTCATCGCCCGCTACCCGTCGTTCACCCAGCTCTACGTGGCCGAGCTGTGGCGCACCAACCGGGCCTGGCAGTCGACCTTGATGATGGTCCGGCAGGAGGCGATCGCGGTGGTGGAGAAGGTGCTGCGGGAGGCGGTGGACGGCGGTGAGCTGAGCGCCGAGATCGACGTGCCGCTGACCGCGTCCGCGCTGTTCGGGATGGTGCTGGTGGCCGCGCTCGACTGGCAGGCGTTCCAGCCCGAGCGGAACATCGACGACGTGCACGCCGCCTTGTCCCGGCTGCTCCAGGGCCGGGTCGGCGGCAGCGGCTCGTAG